A genomic region of Salinibacter pepae contains the following coding sequences:
- a CDS encoding serine hydrolase domain-containing protein, whose amino-acid sequence MPRARILLSTGRAVVCGLCATVLGLVLVGKSSQVACGQPAPAVDSIGQALVANHPGGAVIGLLRGDTTAVHAFGAVDSTGQIPTARTLFEIGSITKTVTGLLLADAIERGEVERSTPVTTLLPDSVTIGPADSTTVTLEHLATHRSGLPRLPANLGATARPRDPYAAYGDSALYAFLDGYVLPRAPGTTYEYSNLGMGLLGHLLARQADTPYAALVRQRIAAPLGLSDTRVHLTDAQQSRFAQGHTRAGAPTSPWHFDALAGAGALRSTAADLLAYLRAHRRALTVGPDTTPALHRAMRRATTVHAPTDRESTRVGLGWHQSTREGHAVLWHNGGTGGFRSLVALDRDTGHGVVVLVSTALSSRRVTETGMALLHALRSD is encoded by the coding sequence ATGCCTCGCGCACGCATCCTTCTGAGCACGGGTCGTGCTGTGGTGTGCGGTCTGTGCGCGACCGTACTGGGACTGGTCCTCGTGGGGAAGAGCTCCCAGGTTGCATGCGGGCAGCCGGCGCCGGCCGTCGACTCGATCGGGCAGGCCCTCGTGGCGAATCATCCAGGGGGGGCGGTGATCGGGCTGTTGCGTGGGGACACGACGGCCGTCCACGCGTTCGGGGCCGTCGACTCCACCGGGCAGATCCCGACGGCCCGGACCCTCTTCGAGATTGGCTCCATCACCAAGACGGTTACCGGACTGCTCCTGGCCGATGCCATTGAGCGGGGCGAGGTGGAGCGGTCGACGCCGGTGACGACGCTTTTGCCGGACTCGGTGACCATCGGCCCGGCCGATTCGACGACCGTGACACTGGAGCACCTCGCCACGCACCGCTCCGGCCTGCCCCGCCTGCCGGCGAACCTGGGCGCGACGGCCCGTCCGCGGGATCCGTATGCCGCCTACGGCGACAGCGCGCTCTACGCCTTTCTCGACGGCTACGTCCTCCCGCGGGCGCCGGGCACAACGTATGAGTACTCGAACCTCGGGATGGGGCTGCTCGGCCACCTGCTCGCCCGCCAGGCAGACACCCCCTACGCGGCGCTCGTCCGCCAGCGCATCGCCGCCCCGCTGGGCCTTTCCGATACGCGCGTCCATCTCACGGATGCCCAGCAGTCGCGCTTTGCGCAGGGCCACACCCGCGCCGGGGCCCCCACCTCGCCCTGGCACTTCGACGCGCTGGCCGGGGCCGGGGCCCTGCGCTCCACCGCCGCCGACCTCCTGGCCTACCTCCGGGCGCACCGTCGCGCCCTCACGGTGGGTCCGGATACGACGCCGGCGCTACACCGGGCGATGCGGCGGGCGACCACGGTTCACGCTCCCACCGACCGCGAGAGCACTCGCGTCGGCCTCGGCTGGCACCAATCGACCCGCGAGGGGCACGCCGTGCTCTGGCACAACGGCGGCACCGGGGGCTTCCGGAGTCTCGTGGCGCTCGACCGGGACACCGGCCACGGCGTCGTGGTGCTCGTGAGTACCGCCCTCTCGTCTCGACGGGTGACTGAAACGGGAATGGCACTCCTCCACGCTCTGCGATCCGACTGA
- a CDS encoding alpha/beta hydrolase family protein: MSRLGVLRPSLAVLFALLLTIASGPGRAQPADATLDEADYGQWERLGGGSLSPEGTWMATPIRRVNGNHELRIHHTRRDTTRTVAFGRSPAFSADGQWLAYSIGMSEEQRKKRRKQEQPVRRRLGLLNLATGDTTVVPAVSGFAFSDGGRYLAMRRYPPQEAPDDLRGADLLVRDLQAESYTSFGNVADMAWQHEAPHLALTIDGRTETGNGVRLYDAATGRLQTLASTPGDYTGLSWRPAEDDLAALRAREDDDWQHETHVVLAWTGLNDGAPEQREFDPADTASFPDSLRIVDHRTPEWATERERLFFGVQKREAVTPDAAPADSAAADSLEDYGPAGVKVWHTSDVEIIPRQEVQAEQDREDNSLTAWHLGRGGDARWTRLGTDLTEDVQVLHGGARAVGLDQTPYREERMFGPVYHDLYAIDVATGERERVAEKVQFFEGPSANGRYLLWLKNDQYHAYDLQQETTNTITADVPVPVVDVDDDHTVEQKPPFGIAGWTAGDRSVLVYSEYDVWRIAPDGSSTERLTTGRPDSVRHRYVDLTDEAPGEPDVIPRNEPIYWDLYDEWTEEHGYARASVLTGTPERRVWKPKRVTGLTKADSADVYAYRVEDFEDSPDYFRAGPRLADARQVTNTNPFQNDYAWGRSDLVAFRSANGQKLQGALFYPADYDPEKTYPMITYIYETRSPEARSYVVPTREHPYNTTTFTQEGYIVFQPDITYRPRDPGNSAVDAIVPGVKAAAEAAAVDPSRIGLVGHSWGGYQTTFTATQTDIFATAVAGAPLTNMVSMYNSIYWRSGATDARIFEISQGRMGVPPWEDMDAYVANSPLHHIESLNTPFLMAFGTDDGAVEFNQGVEFYNAARRADKELAFLVYDGENHGISRQEKNTVDYRNRVLEWFGHYLKGEEGPAWIQDGVPFLEQVERQEENGAPARR; this comes from the coding sequence ATGTCTCGTCTTGGAGTCCTGCGCCCTTCCCTCGCCGTTCTGTTCGCCCTTCTGCTCACGATCGCCTCCGGGCCGGGCCGGGCCCAGCCGGCCGACGCCACGCTCGATGAAGCCGACTACGGGCAGTGGGAGCGCCTGGGCGGCGGCTCCCTTTCGCCCGAGGGCACCTGGATGGCGACCCCCATCCGCCGCGTGAACGGCAATCACGAGCTGCGCATCCACCACACCCGGCGCGACACCACGCGCACCGTCGCCTTCGGGCGCAGCCCCGCCTTCTCGGCCGACGGGCAGTGGCTCGCGTATTCGATTGGGATGTCGGAGGAGCAGCGCAAGAAGCGCCGGAAACAAGAACAGCCCGTCCGCCGCAGGCTGGGCCTGCTGAATCTGGCGACCGGCGACACGACCGTCGTGCCCGCGGTGTCGGGCTTTGCCTTCAGCGACGGCGGGCGCTACCTCGCCATGCGCCGCTACCCGCCGCAGGAGGCGCCGGACGACCTGCGCGGGGCCGACCTGCTGGTCCGCGACCTGCAGGCCGAATCGTACACCAGCTTCGGCAACGTGGCCGACATGGCGTGGCAGCACGAGGCCCCGCACCTCGCCCTCACCATCGACGGCCGGACCGAGACTGGAAACGGCGTGCGCCTCTACGACGCGGCCACCGGACGGCTCCAGACCCTCGCCTCCACGCCGGGCGACTACACCGGCCTCTCCTGGCGCCCGGCCGAGGACGACCTCGCCGCGCTCCGGGCCCGCGAGGACGACGACTGGCAGCACGAGACCCACGTGGTGCTGGCCTGGACCGGCCTGAACGACGGCGCGCCCGAGCAGCGCGAGTTTGACCCAGCGGACACGGCCTCCTTCCCCGACTCGCTCCGCATCGTGGACCACCGCACACCGGAGTGGGCCACCGAGCGCGAGCGCCTCTTCTTTGGCGTCCAGAAGCGGGAGGCCGTCACGCCGGACGCGGCCCCGGCCGACTCCGCGGCCGCCGATTCCCTGGAGGACTACGGCCCCGCCGGCGTGAAGGTGTGGCACACGAGCGATGTCGAGATCATCCCGCGCCAGGAGGTGCAGGCCGAGCAGGATCGAGAAGACAATTCCCTCACCGCGTGGCACCTCGGCCGCGGCGGCGACGCCCGCTGGACGCGCCTCGGCACCGATCTCACGGAAGACGTGCAGGTGCTCCACGGCGGCGCCCGGGCCGTGGGCCTCGACCAGACGCCCTACCGCGAGGAGCGCATGTTCGGCCCCGTCTACCACGACCTCTACGCGATCGACGTGGCGACGGGCGAGCGCGAGCGGGTGGCCGAGAAGGTGCAGTTCTTCGAAGGCCCGAGCGCGAACGGCCGCTACCTGCTCTGGCTCAAGAACGATCAGTATCACGCCTACGACCTCCAGCAGGAGACCACCAATACGATCACTGCGGATGTGCCTGTGCCCGTCGTGGACGTGGACGACGACCACACCGTGGAGCAGAAGCCGCCCTTCGGCATCGCCGGCTGGACGGCGGGCGACCGGTCGGTGCTCGTCTACAGCGAGTACGACGTGTGGCGGATCGCGCCGGATGGCTCGTCCACGGAGCGCCTCACCACGGGCCGGCCCGACTCGGTGCGGCACCGCTACGTCGACCTGACGGACGAGGCGCCGGGCGAGCCCGACGTGATCCCGCGCAACGAGCCAATTTACTGGGACCTCTACGACGAGTGGACGGAGGAGCACGGCTACGCCCGGGCGTCCGTCCTCACGGGCACCCCGGAGCGCCGCGTATGGAAACCGAAGAGGGTAACCGGCCTCACGAAGGCCGACTCCGCTGATGTCTACGCCTACCGCGTCGAGGACTTTGAGGACTCGCCCGACTATTTTCGGGCCGGGCCCCGGCTCGCCGACGCCCGCCAGGTCACGAACACCAACCCGTTCCAGAACGACTACGCCTGGGGCCGCTCCGATCTCGTCGCCTTCCGCAGCGCGAACGGCCAGAAGCTGCAGGGCGCGCTCTTCTACCCGGCGGACTACGACCCGGAGAAGACCTACCCGATGATTACCTACATCTACGAGACCCGCTCGCCGGAGGCCCGCAGCTACGTGGTGCCCACCCGCGAGCACCCGTACAACACCACCACGTTCACGCAGGAGGGCTACATCGTCTTTCAGCCCGACATCACGTACCGCCCGCGCGACCCGGGCAACTCGGCGGTCGACGCCATCGTGCCGGGCGTGAAGGCCGCGGCCGAAGCGGCCGCCGTGGACCCCTCGCGGATCGGACTGGTGGGGCACTCCTGGGGCGGCTACCAGACCACGTTTACCGCCACCCAGACCGACATCTTCGCGACGGCGGTGGCGGGGGCCCCGCTCACCAACATGGTCTCGATGTACAACTCCATCTACTGGCGGAGCGGCGCCACCGACGCCCGCATCTTTGAGATCAGCCAGGGCCGGATGGGCGTGCCGCCGTGGGAGGACATGGACGCCTACGTGGCAAACTCGCCCCTCCACCACATCGAATCGCTCAACACGCCCTTCCTCATGGCCTTCGGCACCGACGACGGCGCCGTGGAGTTCAACCAGGGCGTGGAGTTCTACAACGCCGCCCGCCGGGCGGACAAGGAGCTCGCCTTCCTGGTGTATGACGGCGAGAATCACGGCATCAGCCGCCAGGAGAAAAACACGGTGGACTACCGGAACCGGGTGCTCGAGTGGTTCGGCCACTACTTGAAGGGCGAGGAGGGCCCGGCGTGGATTCAAGACGGCGTGCCGTTCCTGGAGCAGGTGGAGCGGCAGGAGGAAAATGGCGCTCCCGCCCGCCGCTGA
- a CDS encoding alpha/beta hydrolase family protein: MPDGDRIALFLGLGLALFGLTTAAAQEAVVGAWSGPLKVGGTELRIVFHIEPGEDGLTATMDSPDQGATGIPVSDVAVVGDSVTLAVDRIGGVYTGALADGDTKIDGQWTQGGQSFPLTLTPTAEADTGPPPRPQHPEPPYPYAADSVTFRNEAAGLRLAGTLTRPEGEGPHPAVVLVSGSGPQDRNSEVFNHKLFHVLADHLTRQGIAVLRYDERGVGASEGTFEGATSEDFSGDAAAAVRFLRSHSDVDPGAVGLVGMSEGGLVAPMVHTRFEPVDFLVLMAGPSVPGHEILVEQTARIAAAQGAPSGAVDSIRAVQRRTLEGVATAADSAAAAEHLRTVLEDEGVGADRVRSQIEQATDPWFRFFVGYDPAPTLRQVDVPVLALYGSKDLQVPAGQNVGPMRAALQASPSDDATVRVLDGLNHLFQPAETGLPSEYAQIDTTMAPTALETISAWIRARTR, encoded by the coding sequence ATGCCGGACGGGGATCGCATCGCACTCTTTCTCGGACTTGGTCTCGCGCTTTTCGGCCTCACGACGGCCGCCGCGCAGGAGGCCGTTGTGGGGGCGTGGTCGGGGCCTTTGAAGGTTGGAGGGACGGAGCTACGAATCGTCTTCCACATCGAGCCGGGCGAAGACGGGCTGACCGCCACGATGGACAGCCCCGATCAGGGCGCGACCGGGATTCCGGTGTCCGACGTGGCCGTAGTGGGCGATAGCGTGACGCTCGCGGTTGACCGCATCGGTGGCGTCTACACCGGGGCGTTGGCCGACGGCGACACCAAGATCGATGGGCAGTGGACGCAGGGGGGACAATCGTTTCCGCTGACACTCACGCCCACGGCGGAGGCAGACACGGGACCACCGCCCCGGCCCCAGCATCCCGAGCCGCCGTACCCGTACGCCGCAGACAGTGTGACCTTTCGGAATGAGGCGGCGGGCCTCAGGCTGGCGGGCACCCTGACCCGTCCCGAGGGCGAGGGGCCGCACCCCGCCGTGGTGCTCGTCTCCGGCTCCGGGCCGCAGGACCGCAACTCCGAAGTGTTCAACCACAAGCTGTTCCACGTGCTGGCCGACCACCTGACCCGCCAGGGCATCGCCGTGCTCCGCTACGACGAGCGCGGCGTGGGGGCGTCCGAGGGCACCTTTGAGGGCGCCACCTCCGAGGACTTTTCCGGGGACGCGGCCGCGGCCGTTCGCTTCCTGAGGAGTCATTCTGACGTCGACCCCGGTGCCGTGGGCCTGGTCGGCATGAGCGAGGGCGGCCTGGTGGCCCCGATGGTCCACACCCGGTTCGAGCCGGTCGATTTTCTCGTGCTGATGGCCGGGCCGAGCGTTCCGGGACACGAGATTCTGGTGGAGCAGACCGCCCGGATCGCCGCCGCGCAGGGGGCTCCGTCTGGGGCCGTCGACTCGATCCGGGCCGTGCAGCGCCGGACCCTAGAGGGGGTGGCCACGGCGGCCGACTCGGCCGCGGCCGCCGAGCACCTCCGCACTGTGCTCGAGGACGAGGGGGTGGGCGCGGACCGCGTCCGGTCCCAGATCGAGCAGGCGACCGATCCCTGGTTCCGGTTCTTCGTGGGCTACGACCCGGCGCCCACGCTGCGGCAGGTGGACGTGCCCGTCCTGGCGCTCTACGGGAGCAAGGACCTCCAGGTGCCCGCCGGGCAGAACGTCGGCCCGATGCGCGCGGCCCTCCAGGCCAGCCCGAGCGACGACGCGACGGTGCGCGTGCTGGACGGCCTCAATCATCTCTTCCAGCCCGCCGAGACCGGCCTGCCGAGCGAGTACGCCCAGATCGACACGACGATGGCGCCGACAGCTCTGGAGACCATCTCGGCGTGGATCCGGGCGCGAACGCGCTAG
- a CDS encoding DUF4019 domain-containing protein translates to MRSSLLIGGLLAFVLVVPRPLAAQSNEQAVEAAKEAAQEWFALLDADKYKATWEEGATLIKSKTTAEQWAAQIRQAHMALDSLRSRSLVTARYTKGIPNAPKGEYVVAQYKSIYGEKNTVETMYLKKDDGTWRVAGYFVKPAGP, encoded by the coding sequence ATGCGATCATCACTTCTCATCGGTGGACTTCTCGCCTTCGTTCTCGTCGTCCCGCGCCCCCTTGCCGCCCAGTCGAACGAGCAGGCCGTAGAAGCCGCCAAGGAGGCGGCGCAGGAGTGGTTCGCGCTCCTCGACGCCGACAAATACAAAGCGACCTGGGAGGAGGGCGCAACATTGATCAAGTCGAAAACGACCGCGGAGCAGTGGGCCGCTCAGATCCGACAGGCGCACATGGCTCTGGACAGTCTGCGCTCGCGCTCGCTCGTAACGGCCCGCTATACGAAGGGCATCCCAAACGCGCCGAAGGGAGAGTACGTCGTGGCACAGTACAAATCGATATACGGGGAGAAGAACACCGTCGAAACCATGTACCTGAAGAAGGACGACGGGACGTGGCGGGTGGCCGGGTACTTCGTAAAGCCGGCGGGACCGTAG